In Candidatus Cloacimonadota bacterium, the following are encoded in one genomic region:
- a CDS encoding 4Fe-4S binding protein codes for MAVKIDIEVCIGCGACVETCPVGALSLQDDKAVCDADACIDCGACIAVCPVEAISE; via the coding sequence ATGGCAGTTAAAATCGACATAGAAGTCTGCATCGGCTGCGGTGCTTGTGTGGAAACTTGCCCGGTGGGCGCGCTTTCCTTGCAAGACGACAAAGCCGTTTGCGACGCAGACGCCTGCATCGATTGCGGCGCTTGCATCGCCGTTTGTCCCGTCGAGGCAATCTCTGAATAA